One segment of Streptomyces sp. NBC_00576 DNA contains the following:
- a CDS encoding acyl-CoA dehydrogenase family protein: protein MAASTHTVTNQAPPLVGYDVFTADKALVAAVERHLDPGLLDEAREDLSGLGKSTGSAQVQEWGALANENPPKLRTHDRYGNRVDEVEFHPAYHRLLGKGVSAGLTAAWTRPGGHVRRAAGFVVWSQAEAGHGCPLSMTHAAVPALRTDPTLAAEWEPRLTSTVYEEGLGPADQKAGVLFGMGMTEKQGGSDVRANTTVATPLAEDGTYELTGHKWFCSAPMSDGFLVLAQAPGGVTCFLLPRVLPDGTRNEFRIQRLKDKLGNRSNASGEVEFDGTWVRRVGDEGRGVRTIIEMVAMTRLDCVLGATALMRQAVAQAVHHCTYREAFGGKLVDKPLMRNVLADLALESEAATTLALRLAAAYDDGGEQERAFLRLALPAAKYWVTKRCTPLVVEASECLGGNGYVEESGMPRLLRESPLNSIWEGAGNVQALDVLRAMQREPAALNAFLQEVGKARGADHRLDGAIKDLLTELADLDGIEGRARRLVERIALVLQGSLLVRFAPPEVADAFCASRLGGDWGNAFGTLPHTLDLASVVERARPVA from the coding sequence ATGGCAGCCAGCACCCACACCGTGACCAACCAGGCGCCGCCCCTGGTCGGATATGACGTGTTCACCGCCGACAAGGCCCTGGTGGCGGCCGTCGAACGGCATCTGGACCCCGGGCTTCTCGACGAGGCCCGGGAGGACCTCTCCGGGCTCGGTAAGTCGACCGGGTCCGCGCAGGTGCAGGAATGGGGGGCGCTCGCCAACGAGAACCCCCCGAAACTGCGGACGCACGACCGGTACGGCAACCGGGTCGACGAGGTGGAGTTCCATCCGGCCTATCACCGGCTGCTCGGCAAGGGCGTGTCGGCCGGGTTGACGGCGGCCTGGACGCGACCGGGCGGACATGTGCGGCGCGCCGCGGGATTCGTGGTCTGGTCGCAGGCCGAGGCGGGCCATGGCTGCCCGCTGTCGATGACCCACGCGGCGGTACCCGCGCTGCGCACCGACCCGACGCTCGCCGCCGAGTGGGAGCCCCGGCTGACGTCCACCGTCTACGAGGAGGGGCTCGGGCCGGCGGACCAGAAGGCCGGCGTGCTCTTCGGGATGGGCATGACGGAGAAACAGGGCGGCAGCGACGTACGGGCCAACACGACCGTCGCGACGCCGCTCGCCGAGGACGGGACGTACGAGCTGACGGGCCACAAGTGGTTCTGCTCGGCGCCCATGTCGGACGGCTTCCTGGTGCTGGCGCAGGCTCCCGGCGGGGTGACCTGCTTCCTGCTGCCGCGCGTCCTGCCTGACGGCACGCGCAACGAGTTCCGCATCCAGCGGCTCAAGGACAAGCTGGGCAACCGGTCCAACGCGTCCGGCGAGGTCGAGTTCGACGGGACGTGGGTGCGCCGGGTCGGGGACGAGGGGCGCGGGGTGCGCACCATCATCGAGATGGTCGCGATGACCCGGCTCGACTGTGTGCTCGGCGCGACCGCGCTGATGCGACAGGCGGTCGCCCAGGCCGTACACCACTGCACGTACCGCGAGGCCTTCGGCGGAAAACTCGTCGACAAGCCGCTGATGCGCAACGTGCTGGCCGATCTGGCCCTGGAGTCGGAGGCGGCGACGACTCTCGCGCTGCGGCTGGCCGCCGCCTATGACGACGGCGGCGAGCAGGAACGGGCGTTCCTGCGGCTCGCGTTGCCGGCCGCCAAGTACTGGGTGACCAAACGCTGCACCCCGTTGGTCGTGGAGGCGTCCGAGTGTCTGGGCGGCAACGGCTATGTCGAGGAGTCGGGCATGCCCCGGCTGCTGCGCGAGTCGCCGCTCAACTCGATCTGGGAGGGCGCCGGGAACGTCCAGGCGCTGGACGTGCTGCGGGCGATGCAGCGGGAGCCCGCAGCCCTCAACGCGTTCCTCCAGGAGGTCGGGAAGGCGCGCGGAGCGGACCACCGTCTGGACGGCGCCATCAAGGACCTGCTGACCGAACTCGCCGATCTGGACGGCATCGAGGGCCGGGCGCGACGGCTGGTCGAGCGGATCGCGCTGGTGCTCCAGGGCTCGCTGCTGGTCCGGTTCGCACCCCCGGAGGTCGCCGACGCGTTCTGCGCCTCACGCCTGGGCGGCGACTGGGGCAACGCTTTCGGTACCCTCCCGCACACCCTGGACCTGGCGTCGGTCGTGGAGCGGGCCCGGCCGGTCGCGTAG
- a CDS encoding GAF domain-containing protein, with protein sequence MANPPMDVTRLAGRDTAQAARLLSDVRAARLTGQRPRLAPRPVIDQSWDRMLRSGVDPDHGVRTGLLTREELERRRETSRLRHVLPVLRQGLLSVADATQHIMLVADEDGRVLWREGSTPVLRRADRFGIEPGADWAEEVVGTNGVGTPAVARRPVQVFASEHFVRSLATWTCTGAPITDPRDGRLIGVVDVSGPLETMHPATLAWVDSVAKLAEARLRERHHHSLERLRASAAPVLARLGGRALAVDRDGWTAAVTGLPYTNRVALPKSLSPGRRWLPALGLCAVEPLAGGWLIRVAAELEPRGATRIVLDLGRARRWSVAVSGPAGSWTHELSPRHAELLYLLALHPAGRSAAGLADDVFGDPSRTVTVRAEMSRIRRYLGAFLDHRPYRFSEDTEVALLLPDDPRDLLPHSTAPTVAKGRGTEAEGGEDSGRRAEPILAHSDPSVTPV encoded by the coding sequence GTGGCGAACCCGCCGATGGACGTCACGCGACTCGCAGGCCGTGACACGGCGCAGGCGGCGCGGCTGCTCAGCGACGTACGCGCGGCCCGCCTCACCGGACAGCGACCGCGCCTGGCACCCCGCCCGGTGATCGACCAGTCCTGGGACCGCATGCTGCGCAGCGGCGTCGACCCCGACCACGGCGTCCGGACGGGGCTGCTGACCCGCGAGGAACTGGAACGGCGGCGCGAGACGTCCCGGCTGCGGCATGTCCTCCCGGTGCTGAGGCAGGGGCTGTTGTCGGTCGCGGACGCCACCCAGCACATCATGCTCGTCGCGGACGAGGACGGCCGGGTGTTGTGGCGCGAGGGCAGTACGCCGGTGCTGCGCAGGGCCGACCGGTTCGGGATCGAGCCCGGCGCCGACTGGGCCGAGGAGGTCGTCGGCACCAATGGTGTGGGCACCCCGGCGGTCGCCCGGCGCCCCGTACAGGTCTTCGCCTCCGAGCACTTCGTACGGTCGCTCGCCACCTGGACGTGCACGGGCGCCCCGATCACCGACCCGCGTGACGGCCGGCTGATCGGCGTGGTGGATGTCAGCGGGCCGCTGGAGACCATGCATCCGGCGACGCTCGCCTGGGTCGACTCGGTCGCCAAACTCGCCGAGGCGCGGCTGCGGGAGCGGCACCATCACTCGCTGGAGCGGCTGCGCGCGTCGGCGGCGCCGGTGCTGGCGCGGCTCGGCGGGCGGGCCCTGGCGGTGGACCGGGACGGCTGGACGGCCGCGGTCACCGGCCTGCCGTACACGAACCGCGTCGCCCTGCCCAAGTCGTTGTCCCCGGGCCGCCGTTGGCTGCCGGCGCTGGGACTGTGCGCGGTGGAGCCGCTGGCCGGGGGCTGGCTGATCCGCGTCGCCGCCGAGCTCGAACCGCGCGGTGCCACGCGGATCGTCCTGGACCTGGGCCGTGCGCGCCGCTGGTCGGTGGCGGTGTCGGGCCCCGCGGGTTCCTGGACCCACGAACTGAGCCCCCGGCACGCCGAGTTGCTGTACCTCCTGGCACTGCACCCGGCCGGCCGCAGCGCGGCGGGCCTGGCCGACGACGTGTTCGGTGACCCGAGTCGCACGGTCACGGTGCGCGCGGAGATGTCGCGGATACGGCGATATCTCGGGGCGTTTCTCGACCACCGCCCGTACCGCTTCAGCGAGGACACGGAGGTGGCCCTCCTCCTCCCGGACGACCCCCGCGATCTGCTTCCCCACTCGACGGCGCCGACCGTGGCGAAGGGGCGGGGCACGGAGGCCGAGGGCGGCGAGGATTCCGGGAGACGAGCGGAGCCGATACTGGCGCACAGTGACCCGTCGGTGACACCGGTGTGA
- a CDS encoding putative leader peptide, with protein MSGTGIALVSRRHVDLGRMSSAICPAS; from the coding sequence ATGTCTGGAACTGGGATTGCCTTGGTGAGTCGGCGGCACGTCGACCTCGGCCGCATGTCCAGCGCCATCTGTCCGGCGAGCTGA
- a CDS encoding GNAT family N-acetyltransferase, translating into MSNIAVTTWSLEQTAPTDLLPAETPDGDVRITRAELPSPELSRFLYASVGGDIRWTDRLSWTYARWQEYLERPGVETWVAYDRGTPAGYVEFEPQDDGVVEIAYFGLIPAFRGRRIGGHLLSYGAARAWDLGERWPGLAPTKRVWLHTCSKDGEHAMDNYLRRGFTLFDTKVEEEAEVSAPGPWPGAHRI; encoded by the coding sequence ATGAGCAACATCGCCGTGACCACCTGGTCCCTCGAACAAACCGCACCGACCGACCTGCTCCCCGCAGAGACCCCCGACGGGGACGTCAGAATCACCCGCGCCGAACTCCCCTCACCGGAGCTCAGCCGCTTCCTCTACGCCTCGGTCGGCGGCGACATCCGCTGGACCGACCGGCTGAGCTGGACGTACGCACGGTGGCAGGAGTATCTGGAGCGCCCGGGCGTGGAGACCTGGGTCGCCTACGACCGCGGCACCCCGGCGGGCTACGTGGAGTTCGAGCCCCAGGACGACGGCGTCGTGGAGATCGCCTACTTCGGGCTGATCCCCGCCTTCCGGGGCCGGCGGATCGGCGGGCACCTGCTGTCGTACGGGGCCGCCCGGGCCTGGGACCTCGGGGAACGGTGGCCGGGGCTGGCGCCGACGAAGCGGGTCTGGCTGCATACATGCAGCAAGGACGGCGAGCACGCGATGGACAACTATCTGCGCCGCGGCTTCACCCTCTTCGACACCAAGGTCGAGGAGGAGGCCGAGGTGTCCGCACCCGGACCCTGGCCGGGGGCGCACCGCATCTGA
- a CDS encoding nitrite/sulfite reductase, with product MAATPQNPAAAPRRKVSRHRGEGQWAAGHFTPLNGNEQFKKDDDGLNVRTRIETIYSKRGFDSIDPNDLRGRMRWWGLYTQRKPGIDGGKTAILEPEELDDKYFMLRVRIDGGRLTTDQLRVIGEISQEFARGTADLTDRQNVQYHWIRIEDVPEIWNRLEAVGLSTTEACGDTPRVILGSPVAGIAEDEIIDGTPAIEVIQRRIIGNKDFSNLPRKFKSAISGSPLLDVAHEINDIAFVGVEHPEHGPGFDVWVGGGLSTNPKIGQRLGAWVPLDEVPDVYEGVISIFRDHGYRRLRTRARLKFLLADWGVEKFRQVLEDDYLKRKLTDGPAPAQPVERWRDHVGVHRQKDGRFYVGFAPRVGRVDGTILTKIADLAEAHGSGRLSTTVEQKMIVLDIEEGQVDSLVEGLEALDLIVKPSPFRRGTMACTGIEYCKLAIVETKARGASLIDELERRIPEFDEPITINLNGCPNACARIQVADIGLKGQLVLNDAGEQVEGFQVHLGGALGLEAGFGRKVRGLKVTSEELPDYVERVLKNFQAEREDGERFATWASRASEEALS from the coding sequence ATGGCCGCCACCCCGCAGAACCCTGCCGCCGCGCCCCGCCGCAAGGTGAGCCGTCACCGTGGTGAGGGTCAGTGGGCCGCGGGACACTTCACCCCGCTCAACGGAAACGAGCAGTTCAAGAAGGACGACGACGGTCTCAATGTGCGGACACGCATTGAGACGATCTACTCCAAGCGGGGTTTCGACTCGATCGACCCCAACGATCTGCGCGGCCGGATGCGCTGGTGGGGCCTGTACACGCAGCGCAAGCCCGGGATCGACGGCGGCAAGACCGCGATCCTGGAGCCGGAGGAGCTGGACGACAAGTACTTCATGCTGCGCGTCCGGATCGACGGCGGCCGGCTCACCACCGACCAGCTGCGGGTCATCGGCGAGATCTCGCAGGAGTTCGCGCGCGGTACGGCCGACCTCACGGACCGGCAGAACGTCCAGTACCACTGGATCCGTATCGAGGACGTCCCGGAGATCTGGAACCGGCTCGAAGCGGTCGGCCTGTCCACCACCGAGGCCTGCGGTGACACGCCCCGCGTCATCCTCGGTTCGCCGGTCGCCGGGATCGCCGAGGACGAGATCATCGACGGCACGCCCGCCATCGAGGTGATCCAGCGCCGGATCATCGGCAACAAGGACTTCTCGAACCTGCCCCGCAAGTTCAAGTCCGCGATCTCCGGCTCGCCGCTGCTCGACGTGGCGCACGAGATCAACGACATCGCGTTCGTCGGTGTGGAGCACCCCGAGCACGGCCCCGGTTTCGACGTCTGGGTCGGCGGCGGCCTCTCCACCAACCCGAAGATCGGCCAGCGCCTGGGCGCCTGGGTCCCGCTGGACGAGGTCCCGGACGTCTACGAGGGCGTCATCTCGATCTTCCGCGACCACGGCTACCGGCGGCTGCGCACCCGCGCCCGCCTGAAGTTCCTGCTCGCCGACTGGGGCGTGGAGAAGTTCCGCCAGGTCCTGGAGGACGACTACCTGAAGCGCAAGCTGACCGACGGCCCGGCCCCGGCCCAGCCCGTCGAGCGCTGGCGCGACCACGTCGGCGTGCACCGTCAGAAGGACGGCCGCTTCTACGTCGGTTTCGCCCCGCGCGTGGGCCGCGTGGACGGCACGATCCTCACGAAGATCGCCGACCTGGCCGAAGCCCACGGCTCGGGCCGCCTCAGCACCACCGTCGAGCAGAAGATGATCGTGCTCGACATCGAGGAGGGGCAGGTCGACTCGCTCGTCGAGGGCCTGGAGGCGCTCGACCTGATCGTCAAGCCGTCCCCGTTCCGGCGCGGCACGATGGCCTGCACCGGCATCGAGTACTGCAAGCTCGCGATCGTCGAGACGAAGGCGCGCGGCGCCTCCCTGATCGACGAACTGGAGCGCCGTATCCCGGAGTTCGACGAGCCGATCACCATCAACCTCAACGGCTGCCCGAACGCCTGCGCCCGTATCCAGGTCGCGGACATCGGTCTCAAGGGCCAGTTGGTCCTCAACGACGCGGGCGAGCAGGTCGAGGGCTTCCAGGTCCACCTGGGCGGCGCCCTCGGTCTGGAGGCCGGTTTCGGCCGCAAGGTCCGTGGTCTGAAGGTGACTTCGGAGGAGCTGCCGGACTACGTCGAGCGCGTGCTGAAGAACTTCCAGGCGGAGCGCGAGGACGGCGAGCGCTTCGCCACGTGGGCGTCCCGCGCCTCCGAGGAGGCACTGTCATGA
- a CDS encoding phosphoadenylyl-sulfate reductase gives MTAVQEDRTTDDLKALAEQAGRDLEDASALEILQWATATFGKRFCVTSSMEDAVVAHLASRAMPGVDVVFLDTGYHFPETIGTRDAVEAVMDVRVLTLTPVQTVSEQDAQYGPKLHDRDPDLCCALRKVEPLERGLKEYAAWATGLRRDESPTRANTPVVGWDEKRQKVKVSPIARWTQDDVDAYVAEHGVLTNPLLMDGYASVGCAPCTRRVLEGEDARAGRWAGRGKTECGLHG, from the coding sequence ATGACCGCGGTTCAGGAAGACCGTACGACCGACGATCTGAAGGCGCTCGCCGAGCAGGCGGGACGTGACCTGGAGGACGCCTCCGCGCTGGAGATCCTCCAGTGGGCGACCGCCACCTTCGGCAAGCGTTTCTGCGTGACCTCCTCCATGGAGGACGCGGTGGTCGCCCACCTCGCCTCCCGTGCCATGCCCGGTGTGGACGTCGTGTTCCTCGACACGGGCTACCACTTCCCCGAGACCATCGGCACCCGTGACGCGGTCGAGGCCGTGATGGACGTCCGCGTCCTCACGCTGACCCCGGTCCAGACGGTCTCGGAGCAGGACGCCCAGTACGGGCCGAAGCTGCACGACCGCGACCCCGACCTCTGCTGCGCACTGCGCAAGGTGGAGCCCCTGGAGCGGGGCCTCAAGGAGTACGCGGCCTGGGCGACCGGCCTGCGCCGCGACGAGTCCCCGACCCGGGCGAACACCCCGGTCGTCGGCTGGGACGAGAAGCGGCAGAAGGTCAAGGTCTCCCCGATCGCCCGCTGGACGCAGGACGACGTGGACGCGTACGTCGCCGAACACGGCGTACTCACCAACCCGCTGCTGATGGACGGCTACGCCTCCGTCGGCTGCGCGCCCTGCACCCGCCGGGTGCTGGAGGGCGAGGACGCGCGCGCCGGCCGCTGGGCGGGCCGCGGCAAGACCGAGTGCGGGCTGCACGGCTGA
- a CDS encoding sulfate adenylyltransferase subunit 1 translates to MTTTTELTETTLLRFATAGSVDDGKSTLVGRLLHDSKSILTDQLEAVERASASRGQDAPDLALLTDGLRAEREQGITIDVAYRYFATPKRRFILADTPGHVQYTRNMVTGASTAELTVILIDARNGVVEQTRRHAALAALLRVPHVVLAVNKMDLVDYQESVFAAIAQEFTAYALELGVPEITAIPISALAGDNVVDPSAKMDWYGGPTFLEHLETVPVAHDLSHCHARLPVQYVIRPQTAEHPDYRGYAGQIAAGSFRVGESVTVLPSGHASKISGIDLLGEAVEVAYTTQSVTVLLEDDIDISRGDLIVPSKDAPPTTQDIEATVCHVADAPLTVGHRVLLKHGTRTVKAIVKDIPSRLTLDDLSLHPHPGQLVANDIGRVKIRTAEPLPVDSYADSRRTGSFILIDPNDGTTLTAGMVGESFASPEPVKDEAEDDGWDF, encoded by the coding sequence ATGACCACGACCACGGAACTCACCGAGACCACGCTCCTGCGGTTCGCCACCGCCGGTTCCGTCGACGACGGCAAGTCCACGCTCGTGGGCCGGCTGCTGCACGACTCCAAGTCGATCCTCACCGACCAGCTGGAAGCGGTGGAGCGCGCCTCGGCGAGCCGCGGCCAGGACGCCCCGGACCTCGCACTCCTCACCGACGGCCTGCGCGCCGAGCGCGAGCAGGGCATCACCATCGACGTGGCCTACCGCTACTTCGCCACGCCCAAGCGCCGGTTCATCCTCGCCGACACGCCCGGCCACGTGCAGTACACCCGCAACATGGTGACGGGTGCCTCCACGGCCGAGCTGACGGTGATCCTGATCGACGCCCGCAACGGCGTCGTCGAGCAGACCCGTCGGCATGCCGCCCTCGCGGCGCTGCTGCGCGTCCCGCACGTGGTGCTCGCCGTCAACAAGATGGACCTCGTCGACTACCAGGAGTCCGTGTTCGCCGCGATCGCCCAGGAGTTCACGGCGTACGCGCTGGAGCTGGGCGTCCCGGAGATCACCGCGATCCCGATCTCGGCGCTGGCCGGCGACAACGTGGTGGACCCGTCCGCGAAGATGGACTGGTACGGCGGGCCGACCTTCCTGGAGCACCTGGAGACGGTTCCGGTCGCCCACGACCTGAGCCACTGCCACGCCCGCCTCCCGGTGCAGTACGTGATCCGGCCGCAGACCGCCGAGCACCCCGACTACCGGGGCTACGCGGGCCAGATCGCCGCCGGTTCCTTCCGTGTCGGCGAGTCCGTGACGGTCCTGCCGTCCGGCCACGCGTCGAAGATCTCCGGCATCGACCTGCTCGGCGAGGCGGTCGAGGTCGCATACACCACGCAGTCGGTGACCGTCCTCCTGGAGGACGACATCGACATCTCGCGCGGCGACCTGATCGTGCCCAGCAAGGACGCCCCGCCGACCACGCAGGACATCGAGGCGACCGTGTGCCATGTCGCCGACGCGCCGCTCACCGTCGGCCACCGGGTGCTCCTCAAGCACGGCACCCGCACGGTCAAGGCCATCGTCAAGGACATCCCGTCCCGTCTCACCCTCGACGACCTGTCCCTGCACCCGCATCCGGGACAGCTCGTCGCCAACGACATCGGCCGGGTGAAGATCCGTACCGCGGAGCCGCTGCCCGTCGACTCGTACGCCGACTCGCGGCGCACCGGCTCGTTCATCCTGATCGACCCGAACGACGGCACCACGCTCACCGCGGGCATGGTCGGCGAGTCGTTCGCGTCCCCCGAGCCCGTCAAGGACGAGGCCGAGGACGACGGGTGGGACTTCTGA
- a CDS encoding ABC transporter substrate-binding protein, with protein sequence MPANRSALLRRGLAAATALPLLTLAACGYGSDSKDDSSKAKVAAGAQKIDGLDSVKIGYFGNLTHGTALVGVNKGYFQKALGATEAKYQVFNAGPSEIEALNSGSIDIGWIGPSPSINGYTKSKGTNLRIIGGSASGGVKLVVDPKKIKSIKDVKGKKIATPQLGNTQDVAFLNWIADQGWKVDAESGKGDVSVVRTDNKVTPDAYKSGSIDGAWVPEPTASKLVAEGAKVLLDEADLWPDKKFVITNIIVSQKFLKEHPKAVEAVLKASVDTNKWINANSDAAKAAANAQLEIDSGKALKPEVIDPAWKSIQFTNDPLAATLNSEAEHAVKAGLLEDPLLKGIYDLTPLNNVLKAEGESPVDDAGLGVK encoded by the coding sequence GTGCCTGCCAACCGCTCAGCACTTCTCCGCCGCGGCCTCGCCGCAGCGACCGCACTGCCCCTCCTGACGCTCGCCGCCTGCGGTTACGGGTCGGACTCCAAGGACGACAGCTCCAAGGCGAAGGTCGCCGCCGGCGCCCAGAAGATCGACGGGCTCGACTCCGTCAAGATCGGCTACTTCGGCAACCTGACCCACGGCACCGCGCTGGTCGGTGTGAACAAGGGGTACTTCCAGAAGGCGCTGGGCGCCACGGAAGCGAAGTACCAGGTCTTCAACGCCGGTCCTTCCGAGATCGAGGCCCTCAACTCCGGCTCCATCGACATCGGCTGGATCGGCCCCTCCCCGTCGATCAACGGATACACCAAGTCCAAGGGCACCAACCTGCGCATCATCGGCGGTTCGGCGTCCGGCGGTGTGAAGCTCGTCGTCGACCCGAAGAAGATCAAGTCCATCAAGGACGTCAAGGGCAAGAAGATCGCCACCCCTCAGCTGGGCAACACGCAGGACGTGGCGTTCCTCAACTGGATCGCCGACCAGGGCTGGAAGGTCGACGCGGAGAGCGGCAAGGGCGATGTGTCGGTCGTCCGCACCGACAACAAGGTCACCCCGGACGCCTACAAGTCCGGTTCCATCGACGGTGCCTGGGTGCCCGAGCCGACCGCGTCCAAGCTGGTTGCCGAGGGTGCGAAGGTGCTGCTCGACGAGGCGGACCTGTGGCCGGACAAGAAGTTCGTGATCACGAACATCATCGTGTCGCAGAAGTTCCTCAAGGAGCACCCGAAGGCCGTCGAGGCGGTCCTGAAGGCCTCGGTCGACACCAACAAGTGGATCAACGCCAACTCCGACGCGGCGAAGGCTGCTGCCAACGCCCAGCTCGAGATCGACTCCGGCAAGGCGCTGAAGCCCGAGGTCATCGACCCGGCGTGGAAGTCCATTCAGTTCACCAATGACCCGCTGGCCGCCACCCTCAACTCCGAGGCGGAGCACGCGGTCAAGGCCGGTCTGCTGGAGGACCCGCTGCTGAAGGGCATCTACGACCTCACGCCGCTCAACAACGTCCTCAAGGCCGAGGGCGAGAGCCCGGTCGACGACGCCGGTCTCGGCGTCAAGTAG
- the cysC gene encoding adenylyl-sulfate kinase, giving the protein MTQTEIATATPEDQETPVTTGATVWLTGLPSAGKTTIAYELAGRLREEGHLVEVLDGDEIREFISAGLGFSREDRHTNVQRIGFLAELLARNGVKTLVPVIAPYADSREAVRKRHQESGTAYVEVHVATPVEVCSVRDVKGLYAKQAAGKLTGLTGVDDPYEEPETPDLRIESQDQTVQESAAAVHALLTERGLA; this is encoded by the coding sequence ATGACCCAGACCGAGATCGCGACCGCGACCCCCGAGGACCAGGAGACACCAGTGACGACCGGAGCCACCGTATGGCTCACGGGTCTGCCGAGCGCCGGCAAGACCACCATCGCGTACGAACTGGCCGGCCGGCTGCGCGAGGAGGGCCACCTCGTCGAGGTGCTGGACGGCGACGAGATCCGTGAGTTCATCTCGGCGGGCCTCGGCTTCAGCCGCGAGGACCGGCACACGAACGTGCAGCGCATCGGCTTCCTCGCCGAGCTGCTCGCCCGTAACGGCGTCAAGACACTGGTCCCGGTGATCGCGCCGTACGCGGACAGCCGCGAGGCCGTGCGCAAGAGGCACCAGGAGAGCGGCACCGCGTACGTCGAGGTGCATGTGGCGACCCCGGTCGAGGTGTGCTCCGTACGCGATGTGAAGGGTCTGTACGCCAAGCAGGCGGCGGGCAAGCTGACCGGGCTCACCGGGGTCGACGACCCGTACGAGGAGCCCGAGACGCCGGATCTGCGGATCGAGTCGCAGGACCAGACCGTCCAGGAGTCCGCGGCGGCTGTCCACGCGCTGCTCACCGAGAGGGGACTGGCATGA
- the cysD gene encoding sulfate adenylyltransferase subunit CysD, translating to MTTTVAKVHGGDTDAPYTLSHLDALESEAVHIFREVAGEFERPVILFSGGKDSIVMLHLALKAFAPAAVPFTLLHVDTGHNFPEVLEYRDRAVAAHGLRLHVASVQDYIDRGVLKERPDGTRNPLQTLPLTEKIQAEKFDAVFGGGRRDEEKARAKERVFSLRDEFSQWDPRRQRPELWNLYNGRHAPGEHVRVFPLSNWTELDVWQYIAREGIELPDIYFAHEREVFQRAGMWLTAGEWGGPKADETVEKRQVRYRTVGDMSCTGAVDSDAVTLDDVIAEIAASRLTERGATRADDKMSEAAMEDRKREGYF from the coding sequence ATGACGACGACCGTTGCCAAGGTGCACGGGGGCGACACGGACGCCCCGTACACCCTCTCCCACCTGGACGCCCTCGAGTCCGAGGCCGTGCACATCTTCCGCGAGGTGGCGGGTGAGTTCGAGCGGCCGGTGATTCTCTTCTCCGGCGGCAAGGACTCGATCGTCATGCTGCATCTGGCGCTCAAGGCGTTCGCGCCGGCCGCGGTCCCCTTCACGCTGCTGCATGTGGACACCGGGCACAACTTCCCCGAGGTGCTGGAGTACCGCGACCGGGCCGTGGCGGCTCATGGGCTGCGGCTGCATGTCGCCTCCGTGCAGGACTACATCGACCGGGGTGTGCTCAAGGAGCGTCCGGACGGGACCCGCAACCCGCTCCAGACGCTGCCGCTCACCGAGAAGATCCAGGCCGAGAAGTTCGACGCCGTGTTCGGCGGTGGCCGGCGCGACGAGGAGAAGGCCCGGGCCAAGGAGCGGGTGTTCTCGCTGCGGGACGAGTTCTCGCAGTGGGACCCGCGCCGGCAGCGTCCGGAGCTGTGGAACCTCTACAACGGTCGGCACGCGCCCGGCGAGCACGTCCGTGTCTTCCCGCTCTCCAACTGGACCGAGCTGGACGTCTGGCAGTACATCGCCCGCGAGGGCATCGAGCTGCCGGACATCTACTTCGCGCACGAGCGTGAGGTGTTCCAGCGGGCCGGGATGTGGCTGACCGCCGGCGAGTGGGGCGGCCCGAAGGCCGACGAGACCGTCGAGAAGCGGCAGGTCCGCTACCGCACGGTCGGCGACATGTCCTGCACGGGCGCAGTCGACTCCGACGCGGTGACGCTGGACGACGTCATCGCCGAGATCGCCGCCTCCCGGCTGACCGAGCGGGGCGCCACCCGCGCCGACGACAAGATGTCCGAGGCCGCGATGGAAGACCGTAAGCGCGAGGGGTACTTCTAG